The sequence below is a genomic window from Actinokineospora baliensis.
ACGTGCACACCGAGGACCCCGACGGCACCGCTGGCCCGCAGAAGGCCCCGGAGCCCACCTCCAAGGAGATGTCCGGCCTCAAGGTCGTCGACGACACCACCTTCGAGGTCACCCTCAACGCCCCGTTCGCGGTCTTCCCGCTCAAGCTGGGCTACAACCCGTTCTTCCCGCTGCCGGACTCCTTCTTCACCGACCAGAAGGCGTTCGAGGCCAAGCCGATCGGCAACGGGCCGTTCAAGTTCGTCTCGCGCAAGCCCAACGCCGAGATCGCGCTGACCCGCAACGACGACTACGCCGGTGACGACAAGGCGAAGTTCAAGGACCTCACCTTCAAGATCTTCGAGTCCAACGAGGCGGCCTACACCGCCATCGTCGGCGGTGACCTGGACTTCCTCGACACCATCCCGCCGACCGGCATCGCCGGTGGCAAGTACAAGCAGGACCTGGAAGGCCGCAACGGGTCGACCCCGTACATGGGCAACCAGACCCTGACCTTCCCGTACTACGACCCGACCTACACCAACGCCGACCTGCGCAAGGCGCTGTCGCTGGCGATCAACCGCCAGGAGATCGTCGACAAGATCTTCGACGGCACCCGCATCCCGGCCGACGGTTGGGTCAACCCGGCTGTCCCCGGCTACGCCAAGGGCCAGTGCGGCGACCTGTGCACCTACAACCCGGACAAGGCCAAGGAGTACCTGGCCAAGTCGGGCTTCAAGGGCGCGGTCAAGCTCTCGACCAACGCCGACGGCGGCCACAAGGACTGGATGACCGCCACCTGCAACAGCATCAAGAACGCGCTGGGCATCGAGTGCACCTACGAGCCGATCCCGACCTTCGCCGAGACTCGGCAGAAGATCAACGCTCGGCAGATGAACGCGATCTTCCGCACCGGCTGGATCGCCGACTACCCGTCGATCGAGAACTTCCTCAACCAGCTCTACCGCACCGGCGCTTCCTCGAACGACGGTGAGTACAGCAACCCCAAGCTCGACGAGATCCTGGGTCGCGCGGACTCGGCGCCCAGCGTCGACGAGGCGAACAAGCTGTACCAGGAGGGTGAGCGCATCCTGGCCGAGGACTTCCCGGTCATCCCGCTGTGGAACCAGACCGCCCAGTACGGCTGGTCCGAGCGGATCGACAACGCCCGCCTCAGCTCGCTGCGTGAACTGGACCTGACCAACGTGACGGTCAAGAAGAAGTAGTTCACACCAGTTCCACTCCGGGCCGGGGGTGCGGCGATCCCGCGCCCCCGGCCCGGAGTCAGGTTGGGAGAGACAATGGGACGCTACGTCCTCCGACGACTACTACAGCTGATCCCGGTGTTCATCGGGACCACCTTCCTGATCTACTGGCTGGTCTGGAGCCTTCCCGGCGACCCGTTCTCCGGCAAGTGCGGCGACCGCCCGTGCCCGGACTCCTACGTCCAGGCGATGGTCGACAAGTTCAACCTCGACGACCCGCTGGTCGTGCAGTACGGCAAGTACATGCTCAACGTCCTGCAGGGCAACTTCGGCGAGACCTTCCGGGGCCTCGACGTCGGCGAGCTCATCGGTGAGGCCTACCCGAACACGATCCGCCTCGCGCTCGTCGCGCTGGCGATCGAGGCCGTCATCGGTTTGGCCGCTGGCATCCTGACCGGTCTGCGCGGCCGTGGGTTCCTGGACAACCTGGTCCTGGTCTCCACCCTGTTCCTGATCTCGCTGCCGGTGTTCGTCACCGGTTTCGTCCTGCAGATCACTCTCGGGTTCGAGCTCAAGTGGATCAAGACCACGGTCTCGGCGTCACCGGCGCCGTGGGAGCACCTCATCGTGCCCGGATTCGTCCTCGGCAGCCTGTCCATGGCCTACGTGACCAGGTTGACCAGGACCTCCATCGCGGAGAACAAGCGCGCGGACTACGTCAGGACCGCGACCGCCAAGGGCCTGCGCCAGCGGCGCGTGGTCGGCGTGCACCTGCTGCGCAACTCCGCCATCCCCGTGGTGACGTTCCTCGGTACCGACCTGGGCGCCCTCATGGGCGGCGCCATCGTCACCGAGGGCATCTTCGACATCAAGGGCATCGGCAGCCTGGTCTACGACGGCATCCTCGGCAAGGAAGGGGTAACGGTCACCGGCGTCGTCACGCTGCTGGTGATGGTCTACCTGTTGTCGAACCTGCTGGTGGACCTGCTGTATGCCGTCCTCGACCCAAGGATCCGCTATGACTGACCCGAGCACCGCAAGCACGGTGACGACCTCACCGGAGGAGTTCGTCACCGCCGCGGAGCACGCCGAGGTCAAGGGCAGCAAGCCCCGCAGCCTCGCCTCCGACGCCTGGCACGACCTGCGCAGGCGCCCGCTGTTCATCGTCTCGGCGGCGATGATCCTGCTCGTGCTGCTCATGGCGTTCTGGCCGAGCCTGTTCACCTCGGTGGACCCGAACTACGCCGAACTGGGCAAGAGCCGCGAGGGACCCTCCGCCGCCGCCTGGTTCGGCTACGACAACCAGGGCTACGACCTGTTCTCCCGCACGATCTACGGGAGCCGGGCCTCGATCATCGTTGGTGTGGCGGCGACCCTGCTCACCGTGCTGATCGGATCGACCTTCGGCCTGCTCGCCGGTTACTACGGCGGCTGGCTCGACGGCCTCATGTCGCGCATCGCCGACGTGTTCTTCGGCCTGCCGTTCGTCCTCGGCGCCATCGTCATCCTGTCCAGCTTCCGCTCCAGCGGCGAGACCAGCCCGACCCAGATCATCTTCCTGGTCGTGCTGTCCATCTCGATCCTGTCCTGGCCGGTGTGCATGCGGATCATGCGGTCGGCGGCCATCGCGGCCAAGCAGCAGGACTACGTCAAGGCCGCCCGCGCCCTGGGCGCGAGCACCTCGCGGATCATCCTGCGGCACATGCTGCCCAACGCGGTCGCGCCCGTGCTGGTCTACGCGACCATCGCGCTCGGCGCGTTCATCGGGGCCGAGGCCACGCTGTCGTTCCTGGGCATCGGCCTGCGCGCGCCGGTCGTGTCGTGGGGCGTGATGATCTCGGACTCGCGCGACGTGATCCGGGTCGCCCCGCACAGCCTGCTGTTCCCAGCCGCGTTCCTGACCGCGACCGTGCTCGCCTTCGTGATGCTCGGCGACGCCGTGCGCGAAGCGCTGGACCCCAAGGCGAGGTAGCGCAATGACCACCACAAGGTCCGAAGTGGACTTCGAAGAGACCGGGCAGGTTCCCGGGGCCCCGCTGCTGGAAGTCGACAACCTGTTCGTCGAGTTCCGCACCCGCGACGGGGTGGCCAAGGTGCTCAACGGCGTCAGCTACCGGGTCGAGCCCGGCGAGACGCTCGCCGTGCTCGGGGAATCCGGGTCCGGCAAGTCGGTGACCGCGCAGACGGTCATGGGCATCCTGGACATGCCGCCGGGGTACATCACCGGCGGCGAGATCCGGTTCCACGGCGAGAACCTGCTCAAGGCGTCACCGAGGCGGCGGCGGGAGGTGCGCGGCTCTGGCATCGCCATGATCTTCCAGGACGCGCTCTCGGCGCTCAACCCGGTTTTCACCGTGGGCTTCCAGATCGAGGAGCAGCTGCGGCTGCGCAAGGGCATGTCCCGGCGCGACTCCCGCAAGCGGGCGATCGAGCTGCTCGACCTGGTGAAGATCCCCAACGCCAAGGGCCGGGTGCGCCAGTACCCGCACGAGTTCTCCGGCGGCATGCGCCAGCGCGCGATGATCGCGATGTCGCTGGCGCTCGACCCGGAGATGCTCATCGCCGACGAGCCGACCACCGCGCTCGACGTCACCGTGCAGGCCCAGATCATGGACCTGCTCAAGGACATCCAGGTCGAGCGGAACATGGGCCTGATCCTGATCACCCACGACCTCGGCGTGGTCGCCGAGGTCGCCGACCGGATCGCGGTCATGTACGCCGGGCGGATTGTGGAGCAGTCGCACGCCCGCGACCTCTACCGCCGCCCCGGCCACCCCTACACCCAGGGCCTGCTCGACTCGCTGCCCCGGCTCGACCTCAAGGGCACCGAGCTGACCACCATCAAGGGGTTGCCGCCGAGCCTGCTCAACATCCCGAAGGGCTGTCCGTTCAACCCCAGGTGCCCGCGCGTGCAGGACATCTGCAAGACCGAGGTCCCGCCGCAGCACCGGCTGGCCCCCGGTCGGCTCAGCGCCTGCCACTTCGCCGAGGAGCTGATCAGCGGTGACTGACAACATCATCGAGGTCCGCGACCTGGTCAAGCACTTCCCGGTGCGGGTGGGCGTGCTGTTCAAGCGCACCGTCGGGCACGTCCGCGCGGTCGACGGGGTCTCCTTCGACCTCAAGCGCGGCGAGACCCTCGGCGTGGTCGGCGAGTCCGGCTGCGGCAAGTCGACCCTGGCCCAGGTGCTGATGCGCCTGGAGCCCGCGACCAGCGGCACCGCCACCTTCGAGGGCCGCGACATCCTCAAGATGCGCGGTGGTGAGCTGCGCAAGCTGCGCCGCGACATCCAGATCGTGCTGCAGGACCCGTACACCTCGCTCAACCCCCGGATGACCGTCGGCGACATCATCGGCGAGCCGTTCGAGATCCACCCCGAGGTGGCGCCCAAGGCGTCGCGGGCCAAGAAGGTGCAGGAGCTGCTGGACGTGGTCGGGCTCAACCCCGAGCACATCAACCGCTACCCGCACCAGTTCTCCGGCGGCCAGCGCCAGCGCATCGGCATCGCCCGCGCGCTCGCGCTGCGGCCCAAGGTGATCGTCTGCGACGAGCCGGTGTCCGCGCTCGACGTCTCCATCCAGGCGCAGGTGATGAACCTGCTCGGGGACCTGCAGACCGAGTTCGGGCTGTCGTACGTGTTCATCGCCCACGACCTGTCGGTGGTGCGCCACCTGTCCGACCGGGTCGCGGTCATGTACCTGGGGAAGGTGGTGGAGATCGGGACGGAGGAAGAGATCTACGAGCACCCGACCCACCCCTACACCCAGGCGTTGCTCTCGGCGGTGCCGGTGCCGGACCCGGAACTGCGCGACCAGCGGCAGGTGATCCGGCTGGAGGGCGACGTCCCCAGCCCGGTCGACCCGCCGTCCGGCTGCCGGTTCCGCACCCGCTGCTGGAAGGCGCAGGACCTGTGCGCGCAGGAGGAGCCGAAGCTGGCCGTCCGCGTCGCCAACCACCCCAGCGCCTGTCACTTCGCCGAGGAGAAGTCGGTCGTTCCCTGAGTCGGGGGCAGATCTCAGGGATGTTCACGAGGAGGAGTTTCGCGTGAATCGTCGCAAACTGGTCGGTGCCGCGCTCGCGGTACCGCTGGTGGTGTCGCTAGCCGGGCTGGTCGCGCCGACCGTGGCCAACGCCCAGCCCGCGTTGTCCGGCAAGACCGTCGAGTTCAACGTCCTGGCCGCTGACGGCGCGTCCGTCGAGTCGGTCGAGGCCGCTGTCCGCGCGGCGGGTGGCACCGTCGTGACCAGCAACAAGGCGGCGGGTCTGATCACCGCCACCGCGCCCGAGAACGGCTTCACGGCCCGGCTCGCGGGCAACAGGGCGGTCGACACGGCCGCCCGCTCGAAGTCCATCGGCCAGTCCCCGCGCGGCTCGAAGGCGGCCAAGTCCAAGGCCGTCGAGCAGGAGGCCCGCGCGGCCAAGGCGGGCAAGAAGAAGTCCCCGAAGGCGACGACGGCGGGCATGGACCCGTTGGACTCGCTGGCGTGGGGTCTGACCGCGGTCCGCTCGGACCTGGCCCGCACCAAGCAGGCCGGGGACAAGCGGGTCAAGGTCGGCATCCTGGACACGGGTGTGGACGCCTCGCACCCGGACATCGCGCCCAACTTCGACCGGGCCCTGTCGCGCAACTTCACCCGCGACATCCCGTTCGACGAGAACGGCGAGGTCGTCGACGGCCCCTGTGAGTACCGGGGCTGCGTCGACCCCGCGGACGTCGACAACGGCGGCCACGGCACGCACGTCGCGGGCACCATCGCCGCGGCGGCCGACGGCTTCGGCATCTCCGGTGTCGCGCCTGGCGTGTCCATCGTCAACATCCGCGGTGGCCAGGACTCCGGCTTCTTCTTCCTGCAGCCGGTCGTCGACGCCATGACCTACTCCGGTGACGCGGGCCTCGACGTGGTCAACATGTCGTTCTACGTGGACCCGTGGCTGTTCAACTGTGCCAACAACGCGGCGGACACCCCGGAGCAGCGCGCCGAGCAGCGCTTGGTCGTCCGCTCGATCAACCGGGCGATGGAGTACGCCCACCGCAAGGGCGTCAGCCAGATCGTGTCGCTGGGCAACGGGCACATGGACCTGGGCAACCCGTTGCCCGACTCCAGCAGCCCCGACTACCCGGCAGGCACGTCGTACCCGCGCACGATCGACAACGCGACCTGCTTCTCGCTGCCGATCGAGGGCCCGCACGCGATCGGCGTCAGCTCCTACGGCCCGTCGCAGGCCAAGGCCGACTACTCCAACTACGGCACCGAGCGCATCTCGGTGTCGGCCCCCGGCGGGTACTTCCGGGACGGTTTCGGCACGGACTGGTACCGCACCAACGAGAACCTCATCCTCTCGACCTACCCCCGCAACGTGGCGCTGACCGAAGGCGCGATCGACGAGGCGGGCAACGTCACCCCGGACGGTGAGGCGCTCGGTGTGCAGAAGGCCTGCAAGGCCAACGGCACCTGCGGCTACTACCAGTACCTCCAGGGCACCTCGATGGCCTCCCCCCACGCCTCCGGCGTGGCGGCCCTCATCGTGTCCCAGTACGGCGACTACACCCGCAACGGTGTGACCCTCGCGCCGGACAAGGTCAAGAAGGTCCTCGAGGGCACCGCCGCGGAGATCGCCTGCCCCACCCCGCGCACGGTGGACTACACCCCCATCGGCCGCCCGGCCGAGTTCAACGCCACCTGCACGGGCTCCCCGTCGTTCAACAACTTCTACGGCCACGGCTCTGTGGACGCGTGGAACGCGGTGACCAACGGTCGCAAGTACCTGAAGTAGTTCCCGCTTGACGGACAAGGCCCCCCGGCTCCTGCCGGGGGGCCTTTCTGCAGTTCCACTTAGGACGCTCGTCGATAGGCGGTCAGTACGCTCCGTGCGCCGTAGAGGTTGGTGTGGAAGGGACTGTGGCCCAGGGGAGTCCAGCGCTCGGTGAGTTCGGTGAAGAACTCGCGGTCTCCGCAGACCTCCGGGTTCTGCTCACCCGCGTAGATCACCGTGTCACCCGGGTAGGCCGCGAGGGCGGCGGTGGTCAGGCCGCCCGGTGGTGGCCAGGACAGGAACAGGGCGCGGTCGCCGTGGGCGGCTGCGGTGGTCGCGGTGCCGGGGTGGACCGGGTGGAAGGGGGCGACTCCGTCCAACCAAGCAGTGCTGGCCTGGCCGCCCGCGTCGACGGCGAGGACGTCCACGTCGAGTTGTGCCAGTTGCCAGGCCCAGTAGCCGAGGCCTGCCCCGAGGTCGAGGACCGGGCGGCCTGCCAGGTGTTCCAGCAGCCAGGTGAGGTCCCCCGGGCTGGGCAGCGACCACGCCAGCCGCCGTTGGGGGACCCACCAGCCGAAGGGGCCGTGCGGGGGCGGGAGGACTTCCACCAGCACCCCGGATCCGGGGACCGGCAGCGGTCGCTCGTGCACCGGTGCGGCCAGTGCCAGGTCCCAGTACGGGTTCACCGTCACCTGGGGCGCGTCCAGCGGCCCGCCGACCAGTGTCCGCACCGGTGCGCCGGACAGCGACACCGCGCCGGTCGCGGTCCAGTGGCGGGTGCCGATCTCCAGCAGTGCCTTGGCGTGCGCGGGGATCACAGCCATGGTCGTCGGGTCGCGAACTCGACCAGGTCGGTGGTCTTCACCCGGTGCTCGGGTAGCCGGGCCAGCGCGGCGGCCGCCGCCTGCGGGGGCAGGTGGGCCTCCAGGGCCACCCGGAGCGCGTGGTGGGTGCGCTCGGCGTACCAGCGGTTCTTCAGCTCGGCGAGCACGGCCCGGGCCGCGGGTTCGGTCAGCGTGCCGTCCGCGACGAGCGCGGCCACCAGCGACCGGATGTGCACCATCGGCTCGGACATCGGCCGGTGCGGCGCTTCCGCGGCGTGCAGGAGGGTCACCTCGTCGTCGCTGAAGCCGGGGTCGTCGGCGTAGCGCTGGTACACCGCGCCGAAGCCGCGCATGCCGAGGTGGCGCATCTCGGCCGCGCGGATCGCGCCCATCGAGGACAGGCCCCACACCCGCCACCCGCGGTCGAGCGCCGCGCGCAGCTCCGCGTGCCCCACCGAGGGGTAGCTGTGGAAGGTCCCGTCGACGACGACCAGCACGCCCGGGTCCGCCGAGTCGACCACCGCGGCCACGTCCCCCCGTCGCACCGGCGGCAATATCCGCGCGCTGGCGGGGAACAGCGGCGGGAGCCCGTGCGCGGTCGGTCCCAGGAACACGACGACCCCGGTCACCGCGCACCTGCCAGTCGTGGGCCGACCCTGGGGAGCCCGGGGTCGAACGACTCCATTCCCGGCACGATCACCCTGACCACGGCCAACGGCGAGTCCGGTTCGGACAGAACCACGCGGTAGACGTGCGGGAAGCCTTTTCGCCGCAGCATATCCAACAGATCATCCAAAGTAGACTCAACGCTCGGTGCTCGGCCCGGCGCGATGTCGGAGAACAGCACCGCGCCTGCGTCGTCGGTCAGCTTCGCCCGCAGGGCGGCCACCGCGGCCAGTTCTTCCGTTCCCTCGGCGGCGAAGTAGCGGATCCGGTTCACCAGGTCGTCGCGGCCGCCGTGGATGCTGGTCAACCGGGACTGCGCTGCCTCGCACACCGCGCGCACGGCCGCGATGTCGCGCAGCGGGTGCAGACCCACGCCGTAGGCGATCGCGATCGGTGCCGCGTCGTCGGGTTCGAGCACCGCCGCGGTGAAGTAGGGCAGGTCGAACTCGTTGGGCGTGTGCCGCAGCGCCAAGCGCAGGCCTGCCGCGTCGATCTTGTCGACCAGTTCCCGCAGTTGCGGCGGTGGCGTGTCCACCTCGACCAGCCGGGACCCGCCGCGCACCTGCTCGAACGAGCCGATGTCGCGCTCCACCACCTCGGCCAACCCGTGCAGCGTCGCCTCGGTGACCGTGTTGCCCGAGGCCAGGCCGGTCGTGTTTGAGCCGAACAGCCGCTGACCGTCGTTGTGCCGGTAGGGCGAGAACACCAGTTCGGCGGGCAGTGCCAGTTCGGTGCCGTCGGTGATCTCGTGCGCGGTAACGCAGTCGAGCGGTCCGTGCGGGTCGACCGGCCTGCCCACAACCGGGCACAGGTCGACGAAGTCGAAAGCCGCGCCCGGCTGGTTGGCCACCGCGTGCGGGGTCGAGGCGAACGCACGGACCCGGCTGGCGCCGTACTCGGCGTGCGCGTACTCGATGGCCTCCATGACCGCGCCCACCTCGGCCTCGGCCGCCCGCACCCCCTTGCCCGCGGTGACGCACAGCGAACCGGCGACCGCGGTGGGCCGGATGCCCGCGAACACCGGGATGCCGATCCGGTCCAGCCAGGTCGTGTCGGTGACCCGGGTGATCCCCCACCGCGGCGCGACCTCCCGCGCCGCGGCGAGGGTCTCGGCCAGCGGTGCCACCCGCAGGCTCGACGTCATGCGGTGCACGTGCTGGTCCGCGCCCGGCTCAGGCGGTGGCCGCGGCTGGCTCGTCGACCCCGCTGTCGTGCAGGCGCATGTGCATCGCGAAGCCTGCGCGGGTGGCGCCGTCCTCGGCGAGCGCGCCCCACAGCCGCTCGGTCGTGGGCCGCTCGACGCCGTCGTCGGTCGCGCAGAGGTGCATGTGCATGGCGAACCCGGCCCGGGTGGCGCCGTCCTCGCCCAGCGCGCCCCACAGTTGGGCCGTGGTCGGTGCGTTGTCGTCCGTGTTGTGCATCGCCATGTGCATGACGAAGCCTGCGCGGGTGGCGCCGTCCTCGGTCAGCACGTCCCACAGCCGCGCGGTGGTCGCCTCGTCGAGGGTGTAGTGCGGCTCGTGCTTCTGTGCGGTCATCGTCGATCATCCCCAGTCCGGGGAGCGCGCGCCCCCCTGTGCACCCGAGGCTACGCACGGCGGAAACCGGGCCGCAACGAAACCGGCAGCTTGAGCCCGTTGATGGTCCACAA
It includes:
- a CDS encoding peptide ABC transporter substrate-binding protein produces the protein MRKPRWIAATVMPLALALTIAGCGGGSEDNGSSGNTGGSTGTSDPDGALSAFGTEPENPLIPGNTTESGGSKVIRALFTGLTRYDPVTGESKNAVAEKIDTTDSKVYTVKLKAGWKFHDGTPVKAKNFVDAWNFTAASPNGQQGASFFEQVQGYKDVHTEDPDGTAGPQKAPEPTSKEMSGLKVVDDTTFEVTLNAPFAVFPLKLGYNPFFPLPDSFFTDQKAFEAKPIGNGPFKFVSRKPNAEIALTRNDDYAGDDKAKFKDLTFKIFESNEAAYTAIVGGDLDFLDTIPPTGIAGGKYKQDLEGRNGSTPYMGNQTLTFPYYDPTYTNADLRKALSLAINRQEIVDKIFDGTRIPADGWVNPAVPGYAKGQCGDLCTYNPDKAKEYLAKSGFKGAVKLSTNADGGHKDWMTATCNSIKNALGIECTYEPIPTFAETRQKINARQMNAIFRTGWIADYPSIENFLNQLYRTGASSNDGEYSNPKLDEILGRADSAPSVDEANKLYQEGERILAEDFPVIPLWNQTAQYGWSERIDNARLSSLRELDLTNVTVKKK
- a CDS encoding ABC transporter permease, encoding MGRYVLRRLLQLIPVFIGTTFLIYWLVWSLPGDPFSGKCGDRPCPDSYVQAMVDKFNLDDPLVVQYGKYMLNVLQGNFGETFRGLDVGELIGEAYPNTIRLALVALAIEAVIGLAAGILTGLRGRGFLDNLVLVSTLFLISLPVFVTGFVLQITLGFELKWIKTTVSASPAPWEHLIVPGFVLGSLSMAYVTRLTRTSIAENKRADYVRTATAKGLRQRRVVGVHLLRNSAIPVVTFLGTDLGALMGGAIVTEGIFDIKGIGSLVYDGILGKEGVTVTGVVTLLVMVYLLSNLLVDLLYAVLDPRIRYD
- a CDS encoding ABC transporter permease — encoded protein: MTDPSTASTVTTSPEEFVTAAEHAEVKGSKPRSLASDAWHDLRRRPLFIVSAAMILLVLLMAFWPSLFTSVDPNYAELGKSREGPSAAAWFGYDNQGYDLFSRTIYGSRASIIVGVAATLLTVLIGSTFGLLAGYYGGWLDGLMSRIADVFFGLPFVLGAIVILSSFRSSGETSPTQIIFLVVLSISILSWPVCMRIMRSAAIAAKQQDYVKAARALGASTSRIILRHMLPNAVAPVLVYATIALGAFIGAEATLSFLGIGLRAPVVSWGVMISDSRDVIRVAPHSLLFPAAFLTATVLAFVMLGDAVREALDPKAR
- a CDS encoding ABC transporter ATP-binding protein, with the translated sequence MTTTRSEVDFEETGQVPGAPLLEVDNLFVEFRTRDGVAKVLNGVSYRVEPGETLAVLGESGSGKSVTAQTVMGILDMPPGYITGGEIRFHGENLLKASPRRRREVRGSGIAMIFQDALSALNPVFTVGFQIEEQLRLRKGMSRRDSRKRAIELLDLVKIPNAKGRVRQYPHEFSGGMRQRAMIAMSLALDPEMLIADEPTTALDVTVQAQIMDLLKDIQVERNMGLILITHDLGVVAEVADRIAVMYAGRIVEQSHARDLYRRPGHPYTQGLLDSLPRLDLKGTELTTIKGLPPSLLNIPKGCPFNPRCPRVQDICKTEVPPQHRLAPGRLSACHFAEELISGD
- a CDS encoding ABC transporter ATP-binding protein, translated to MTDNIIEVRDLVKHFPVRVGVLFKRTVGHVRAVDGVSFDLKRGETLGVVGESGCGKSTLAQVLMRLEPATSGTATFEGRDILKMRGGELRKLRRDIQIVLQDPYTSLNPRMTVGDIIGEPFEIHPEVAPKASRAKKVQELLDVVGLNPEHINRYPHQFSGGQRQRIGIARALALRPKVIVCDEPVSALDVSIQAQVMNLLGDLQTEFGLSYVFIAHDLSVVRHLSDRVAVMYLGKVVEIGTEEEIYEHPTHPYTQALLSAVPVPDPELRDQRQVIRLEGDVPSPVDPPSGCRFRTRCWKAQDLCAQEEPKLAVRVANHPSACHFAEEKSVVP
- a CDS encoding S8 family serine peptidase → MNRRKLVGAALAVPLVVSLAGLVAPTVANAQPALSGKTVEFNVLAADGASVESVEAAVRAAGGTVVTSNKAAGLITATAPENGFTARLAGNRAVDTAARSKSIGQSPRGSKAAKSKAVEQEARAAKAGKKKSPKATTAGMDPLDSLAWGLTAVRSDLARTKQAGDKRVKVGILDTGVDASHPDIAPNFDRALSRNFTRDIPFDENGEVVDGPCEYRGCVDPADVDNGGHGTHVAGTIAAAADGFGISGVAPGVSIVNIRGGQDSGFFFLQPVVDAMTYSGDAGLDVVNMSFYVDPWLFNCANNAADTPEQRAEQRLVVRSINRAMEYAHRKGVSQIVSLGNGHMDLGNPLPDSSSPDYPAGTSYPRTIDNATCFSLPIEGPHAIGVSSYGPSQAKADYSNYGTERISVSAPGGYFRDGFGTDWYRTNENLILSTYPRNVALTEGAIDEAGNVTPDGEALGVQKACKANGTCGYYQYLQGTSMASPHASGVAALIVSQYGDYTRNGVTLAPDKVKKVLEGTAAEIACPTPRTVDYTPIGRPAEFNATCTGSPSFNNFYGHGSVDAWNAVTNGRKYLK
- a CDS encoding TfuA-like protein yields the protein MTGVVVFLGPTAHGLPPLFPASARILPPVRRGDVAAVVDSADPGVLVVVDGTFHSYPSVGHAELRAALDRGWRVWGLSSMGAIRAAEMRHLGMRGFGAVYQRYADDPGFSDDEVTLLHAAEAPHRPMSEPMVHIRSLVAALVADGTLTEPAARAVLAELKNRWYAERTHHALRVALEAHLPPQAAAAALARLPEHRVKTTDLVEFATRRPWL
- a CDS encoding YcaO-like family protein, whose translation is MTSSLRVAPLAETLAAAREVAPRWGITRVTDTTWLDRIGIPVFAGIRPTAVAGSLCVTAGKGVRAAEAEVGAVMEAIEYAHAEYGASRVRAFASTPHAVANQPGAAFDFVDLCPVVGRPVDPHGPLDCVTAHEITDGTELALPAELVFSPYRHNDGQRLFGSNTTGLASGNTVTEATLHGLAEVVERDIGSFEQVRGGSRLVEVDTPPPQLRELVDKIDAAGLRLALRHTPNEFDLPYFTAAVLEPDDAAPIAIAYGVGLHPLRDIAAVRAVCEAAQSRLTSIHGGRDDLVNRIRYFAAEGTEELAAVAALRAKLTDDAGAVLFSDIAPGRAPSVESTLDDLLDMLRRKGFPHVYRVVLSEPDSPLAVVRVIVPGMESFDPGLPRVGPRLAGAR